In one Flavobacteriales bacterium genomic region, the following are encoded:
- a CDS encoding HNH endonuclease — translation MPASPLPDYLRLNRANGQAPHKPILLLAVLRAFDEGLIIENRIRPEPELINLFNGYWSALVHDPRSQCRFYLPFFYLRNERSGLWTLHTLSGFEHGLTRGKDIKSLGALLSFEAYATLRPDVFNRWRVATHRAADRLLIMAKYFPGQPLPLELPDQLRDIEKQIVSDPPEVYVARQLQRLQSEEEEDQLLRSAAFKRKIPELYGYQCAITGLRVSTTRGPSLIDACHIVPWADSFDDTISNGIALCPNMHRAFDRGLISIGSDYRVLVNKDLQEAESTHAIRPFEGKLLDLPKEAVHRPAPENLTRHRERWGF, via the coding sequence GTGCCAGCAAGCCCTCTGCCCGACTACCTGCGCTTGAACCGAGCCAATGGGCAGGCACCGCACAAGCCCATCCTGCTCTTGGCCGTATTACGGGCATTCGATGAGGGGCTGATCATCGAGAACAGGATACGTCCGGAACCGGAGCTGATCAACCTGTTCAATGGCTACTGGTCCGCACTTGTGCACGACCCCAGGTCCCAATGCCGCTTCTACCTGCCATTCTTCTACTTGCGCAATGAGCGATCCGGTCTGTGGACGCTTCACACCCTGTCCGGCTTCGAGCACGGGCTCACCCGTGGGAAGGACATCAAGAGCCTAGGCGCCCTGCTCAGCTTTGAAGCCTACGCCACCTTAAGGCCCGATGTGTTCAACCGATGGCGCGTTGCCACGCATCGCGCCGCCGACCGGCTCCTCATCATGGCCAAGTACTTCCCCGGCCAACCGTTACCGCTGGAACTGCCCGACCAACTGCGTGACATCGAGAAGCAGATCGTCTCCGATCCGCCCGAGGTCTACGTGGCCCGCCAACTGCAGCGGCTCCAATCCGAAGAGGAAGAAGACCAGCTGCTGCGCAGCGCAGCCTTCAAGCGGAAGATACCCGAGCTCTACGGCTATCAATGCGCCATCACGGGTCTTCGTGTGAGTACCACCCGTGGCCCAAGCTTGATTGACGCCTGTCACATCGTGCCATGGGCCGATTCGTTCGATGACACGATCAGCAACGGCATTGCACTCTGTCCCAATATGCACCGTGCGTTCGACCGCGGGCTTATCAGTATCGGTTCCGACTACCGCGTCTTGGTGAACAAGGACCTTCAGGAAGCCGAGAGCACCCATGCCATCCGGCCGTTCGAGGGAAAGCTGCTCGACCTACCCAAGGAGGCGGTGCACCGCCCCGCTCCTGAGAACTTGACAAGGCATAGGGAGCGATGGGGGTTCTGA
- a CDS encoding putative DNA binding domain-containing protein — MLTDEQLVELWKGGESEFVEFKPSTSDKADIYHDICAFSNDVNDSGRTGVIFIGLNDDGTVTGINITDRLIRELALIRMQPHVQPMPDMAVNKHVLNGAELAVIQVRPSDLAPVKYAGRTCIRVGTVRHTASPEQDDRLSERRRAKNLPFDVQPASGVTLADLDLQYFEQVYLPMAFAPDVIEANKRTIEQKLASLRFVVGPSDPQPTVLGALVLGLDPTFAVPGARIELLRIDGSRLSDPVVASLKITGRLQDLLQRLDEVLKLNIRTSVDIRSGAREVSKPDYPLVALQQLTRNAVMHRNYRGTHAPIRILWFADRVEIHSPGGPFGRVNVANYGQPGVTDYRNPSLADAMVTLGFARAYGLGLETARDALAQNGNAPMEVTATPDNILTILQPA; from the coding sequence ATGTTGACCGACGAGCAACTGGTCGAGCTCTGGAAGGGTGGCGAATCGGAATTCGTGGAGTTCAAACCCTCCACCTCCGACAAGGCCGACATCTACCACGATATCTGTGCGTTCAGCAACGACGTGAACGACAGCGGAAGGACCGGAGTGATCTTCATCGGGCTGAATGATGACGGAACGGTAACCGGCATCAACATCACTGACCGGCTGATCAGGGAACTTGCGCTGATCCGTATGCAGCCGCATGTGCAACCCATGCCCGACATGGCGGTGAACAAGCATGTGCTGAACGGAGCTGAATTGGCGGTGATCCAAGTGCGCCCATCTGATCTGGCACCGGTGAAGTATGCCGGGAGAACGTGCATACGGGTGGGTACGGTGCGCCATACCGCCAGTCCGGAACAAGATGATCGCTTGAGCGAACGCAGACGGGCCAAGAACCTGCCGTTCGATGTGCAGCCCGCATCGGGGGTCACACTGGCGGATCTGGACCTGCAGTACTTTGAACAGGTCTATCTGCCCATGGCTTTCGCGCCTGACGTGATAGAAGCGAACAAGCGAACGATCGAGCAGAAGCTGGCATCGCTCCGGTTCGTTGTTGGCCCTTCGGATCCACAGCCTACTGTGCTGGGCGCCTTGGTGCTCGGGCTGGACCCCACCTTTGCTGTGCCCGGGGCCCGCATCGAGCTGTTGCGCATCGATGGGTCCAGGCTTTCCGACCCGGTCGTGGCCTCGCTGAAGATCACCGGCCGGTTGCAAGATCTGTTGCAACGCCTGGATGAAGTGCTCAAATTGAATATCCGTACGAGCGTGGACATCCGTTCCGGTGCGCGCGAAGTGAGCAAGCCGGACTATCCGCTGGTCGCCTTGCAGCAGCTTACGCGTAATGCGGTCATGCACCGCAACTACCGGGGCACACACGCACCGATCCGGATCCTCTGGTTCGCTGACCGGGTGGAGATCCACAGCCCGGGTGGCCCGTTCGGTCGGGTGAACGTGGCGAACTATGGCCAACCCGGCGTAACCGACTACCGCAACCCGAGCCTGGCGGATGCCATGGTCACTTTGGGCTTTGCACGGGCCTACGGGCTCGGCCTGGAAACTGCCCGTGATGCGTTGGCCCAGAACGGGAATGCCCCCATGGAAGTGACCGCTACGCCGGACAACATCCTCACCATTCTTCAACCAGCATGA
- a CDS encoding class I SAM-dependent DNA methyltransferase produces the protein MSTDTHKQLANFIWSICNLLRGPYKRNEYRKVILPLTVLKRFDSILAPTKARVLAEHAKHQGKSETVQFSLLTTVSGVKFYNTSPLDFGKLLDDPSNVASSLTGYINGFSPNVRAIFEKFKIGEQVAYMAEKDLLYRVVKAFQSEALDLRPEKVDNVQMGYVFEELIRIGAEQSNEEAGDHFTPREVIQLMVNLLLSDETDLARSHVVKTIYDPTCGTGGMLSTAEQYLRNLNSKANPQLFGQDFNDESWAVCKSDMLIKGENADNIKLGDTLKDDQHAGAQFDYMLANPPFGVEWKQQQRTVEDEHLKLGYKGRFGAGLPRINDGAFLFLQHMLSKMRPVDKGGSRIAIVFNGSPLFTGDAGSGESEIRRWIIENDWLEGIVALPDQLFYNTGISTYIWVLTNRKAKERKGRVQLLDARPFFVKMRKSLGNKRNRIGDGTENTPDQIATITKLYGEFRDGATHSFTVDGQALERVVSKVFPNAHFGYRKIAVERPLQLNFQASPERIARLDEVKAFANLATSKKVKNDAARLQEIEAGRQRQQAIKAMLEGMGDAHYKDRKAFLADLKKAAKAAGLTLDAAETKAILTALGERDPRAAVCTDAKGRPEPDSELRDTESVPLSEPIEAYFQREVLPHVPTAWVDADKTKVGYEIPLTREFYVYTPPRPLEAIEAEIEGLEKEIVEMLKGITA, from the coding sequence ATGTCCACCGACACCCACAAGCAGCTCGCCAACTTCATCTGGAGCATCTGCAACCTGCTGCGCGGCCCGTACAAGCGCAACGAGTACCGCAAGGTGATCCTGCCCCTCACCGTGCTCAAGCGCTTCGACAGCATCTTGGCGCCCACCAAGGCCAGGGTGCTGGCCGAGCACGCGAAGCACCAGGGCAAGAGCGAGACCGTGCAGTTCAGCCTGCTCACCACTGTGAGCGGCGTGAAGTTCTACAACACCAGCCCGCTCGATTTCGGCAAGCTGCTGGACGACCCAAGCAACGTGGCCAGCAGCCTCACCGGCTACATCAACGGCTTCAGCCCCAACGTGCGGGCCATCTTCGAGAAGTTCAAGATCGGCGAGCAGGTGGCCTACATGGCCGAGAAGGACCTGCTCTACCGCGTGGTGAAGGCCTTCCAGAGCGAGGCGCTGGACCTGCGGCCCGAGAAGGTGGACAACGTGCAGATGGGCTATGTCTTCGAGGAGCTGATCCGCATCGGTGCGGAACAGAGCAACGAGGAGGCCGGGGACCACTTCACCCCGCGCGAGGTGATCCAGCTGATGGTGAACCTGCTGCTGAGCGACGAGACCGACCTGGCCCGAAGCCACGTGGTGAAGACCATCTACGACCCCACCTGCGGCACCGGCGGCATGCTCAGCACCGCCGAACAATACCTGCGCAACCTGAACAGCAAGGCCAACCCGCAGCTCTTCGGGCAGGACTTCAACGACGAGTCGTGGGCCGTGTGCAAGAGCGACATGCTGATCAAGGGCGAGAACGCCGACAACATCAAGCTGGGCGATACGCTGAAGGACGACCAGCACGCCGGCGCGCAGTTCGATTACATGCTGGCCAACCCGCCCTTCGGCGTGGAGTGGAAGCAGCAGCAGAGGACCGTGGAGGATGAGCACCTGAAGCTGGGCTACAAGGGCCGCTTCGGCGCCGGGCTGCCCCGCATCAACGATGGGGCCTTCCTCTTCCTGCAGCACATGCTGAGCAAGATGCGGCCTGTGGACAAGGGCGGCAGCCGCATCGCCATCGTGTTCAACGGCAGCCCGCTCTTCACGGGCGATGCGGGCAGCGGCGAAAGCGAGATCCGCCGCTGGATCATTGAGAACGACTGGCTGGAAGGCATCGTGGCGCTGCCGGACCAGCTCTTCTACAACACCGGCATCAGCACCTACATCTGGGTGCTCACCAACCGCAAGGCGAAGGAGCGCAAGGGCCGGGTGCAGCTGCTGGACGCGCGGCCCTTCTTTGTAAAAATGCGCAAAAGCCTTGGCAACAAGCGCAACCGCATCGGCGACGGCACCGAGAACACGCCGGACCAGATCGCCACCATCACCAAGCTCTACGGGGAGTTCCGCGATGGGGCCACGCACTCCTTCACGGTGGATGGCCAAGCGCTGGAGCGGGTGGTGAGCAAGGTGTTCCCCAACGCACACTTCGGCTACCGCAAGATCGCCGTGGAGCGGCCGCTGCAACTGAACTTCCAGGCCAGCCCCGAGCGCATCGCACGGCTGGACGAGGTGAAGGCCTTCGCGAACCTGGCCACGAGCAAGAAGGTGAAGAACGATGCCGCCCGCCTGCAGGAGATCGAGGCCGGGCGCCAGCGCCAGCAGGCTATCAAGGCGATGCTGGAGGGCATGGGCGATGCGCACTACAAGGACCGCAAGGCCTTCCTTGCCGATCTGAAGAAGGCGGCCAAAGCAGCGGGCCTCACCTTGGATGCTGCGGAAACGAAGGCCATCCTCACCGCCCTGGGCGAGCGCGACCCCCGGGCCGCCGTGTGCACCGATGCGAAGGGACGCCCTGAGCCCGACAGCGAGCTGCGCGATACCGAGAGCGTGCCGCTGAGCGAGCCCATTGAGGCCTACTTCCAGCGCGAGGTGCTGCCCCATGTGCCCACGGCCTGGGTGGATGCCGACAAGACCAAGGTGGGCTACGAGATCCCGCTGACGCGTGAGTTCTATGTGTACACGCCGCCCCGCCCGCTGGAGGCCATCGAGGCCGAGATCGAGGGGCTGGAGAAGGAGATCGTGGAGATGCTGAAAGGGATCACCGCGTGA
- a CDS encoding DUF3883 domain-containing protein has product MERELAGQRLNKAEVYRSLARQWGRVPGGYEKKMQNISAVLVLHDHPYLRGLPPLVNIQRSLEPVTLQYVRDHPEALVILQRYRKKLVVPYTTDLFDAATVCDPPVGFTKGPKRGGTIISQEEIAEKEANCKEIGLAGEQWVLHFERTRLKAEGRHELADAVEHVSITRGDGLGYDILSYDTNERELHIEVKSTPFKIGTPFMITRNELEHAREHPDAARLYRVFELYQQPRLYMLAGSLEDKLKLDAISYRATVLRS; this is encoded by the coding sequence ATGGAGCGTGAACTAGCGGGACAACGGCTCAACAAGGCCGAGGTCTATCGTTCATTAGCGCGGCAATGGGGGCGTGTGCCGGGTGGCTACGAAAAGAAGATGCAGAACATCAGTGCCGTGCTGGTGCTGCATGACCATCCCTACCTGAGAGGACTCCCTCCCCTGGTGAACATCCAGCGATCGCTTGAACCGGTCACCCTTCAGTATGTGCGGGACCACCCGGAGGCGCTGGTCATCTTGCAGCGGTATCGCAAGAAGCTCGTCGTTCCGTACACGACGGACCTCTTCGATGCTGCGACGGTATGCGATCCACCTGTGGGTTTCACAAAAGGACCCAAGCGAGGTGGCACGATCATCTCACAGGAGGAGATCGCCGAGAAGGAAGCGAACTGCAAGGAGATCGGATTGGCCGGTGAACAATGGGTGCTGCATTTTGAGCGGACACGCCTGAAAGCGGAGGGGCGGCACGAACTAGCTGATGCGGTTGAACACGTTTCCATCACCCGTGGTGACGGGCTGGGGTATGACATCCTCTCCTACGATACCAACGAGCGTGAACTGCACATTGAGGTGAAGTCGACTCCCTTCAAGATCGGAACGCCGTTCATGATTACGCGGAATGAACTGGAACACGCGCGTGAACACCCCGATGCGGCGCGCCTCTATCGCGTCTTTGAGCTGTACCAGCAACCTCGGTTGTACATGCTCGCTGGCAGCCTTGAGGACAAGTTGAAGCTGGACGCAATCAGCTACCGTGCTACTGTCTTAAGGTCCTGA